One Streptomyces sp. NBC_00554 DNA segment encodes these proteins:
- a CDS encoding MarR family winged helix-turn-helix transcriptional regulator, translating into MTAMQTPTTTSAQAPPDGDFLRLDNQICFSLNAASRAFGGVYRVLLKDLGLTYPQYLVMLVLWEQGELPVKKVGEHLRLDSGTLSPLLKRLEVAGLVRRERSALDERSVHVHLTEEGVALRERALLVPRRIAAATGASFEEIRELRERLDRLTAALDDAALD; encoded by the coding sequence ATGACCGCCATGCAGACCCCGACGACCACGAGCGCCCAGGCCCCGCCCGACGGGGACTTCCTGCGCCTCGACAACCAGATCTGCTTCTCCCTGAACGCCGCGTCGCGCGCCTTCGGCGGCGTGTACCGCGTGCTCCTCAAGGACCTCGGGCTCACCTACCCGCAGTACCTGGTGATGCTGGTGCTGTGGGAGCAGGGCGAGCTGCCCGTGAAGAAGGTCGGCGAACATCTGCGGCTCGACTCCGGGACGTTGTCGCCGCTGCTGAAGCGGCTGGAGGTGGCGGGGCTCGTACGTCGTGAGCGCAGCGCCCTCGACGAGCGTTCCGTGCACGTCCACCTCACCGAGGAGGGCGTCGCTCTGCGCGAGCGTGCGCTGCTCGTGCCGCGGCGGATCGCCGCCGCGACGGGGGCGAGCTTCGAGGAGATCCGTGAGCTGCGGGAGCGTCTTGACCGCCTGACGGCGGCGCTGGACGACGCCGCGCTGGATTAG
- a CDS encoding organic hydroperoxide resistance protein has protein sequence MDAIYTAVATATHGREGRAVSSDGKLDLQLGIPVAMGGNGQGTNPEQLFAAGYAACFASALAVVGRMAKVDVSESAVTGEVGIGKQGEGFALKVTLRIELPDTVDEATGRKLVEQAHQVCPYSNATRGNIPVDLVIE, from the coding sequence ATGGACGCGATCTACACCGCTGTCGCCACCGCCACCCACGGCCGCGAGGGCCGCGCCGTCAGCTCCGACGGCAAGCTCGACCTCCAGCTGGGCATCCCGGTGGCGATGGGCGGCAACGGCCAGGGCACCAACCCCGAGCAGCTCTTCGCCGCCGGTTACGCCGCCTGTTTCGCCAGCGCCCTCGCCGTCGTCGGCCGTATGGCGAAGGTCGACGTCAGTGAGTCCGCCGTGACCGGCGAGGTCGGCATAGGCAAGCAGGGCGAGGGCTTCGCCCTGAAGGTCACGCTCCGTATCGAGCTGCCCGACACCGTGGACGAGGCCACCGGCCGCAAGCTGGTCGAGCAGGCCCACCAGGTCTGCCCCTACTCCAACGCGACCCGCGGCAACATCCCGGTCGACCTCGTCATCGAGTAG